Proteins co-encoded in one Kribbella qitaiheensis genomic window:
- a CDS encoding VOC family protein, translating to MTQVAEQPGSTAGRLGSVVLDCPDPLELAQFYSALFGLEIDQHGDGEWRSLTGPGSSLAFRRSEDYVPATWPAIDAQQLHLDLIVEDLASGHATVVALGAEPLDPVDAPPAENERGWRVYADPAGHPFRICLE from the coding sequence ATGACGCAGGTGGCAGAGCAGCCGGGCAGTACTGCCGGGCGGCTCGGCTCGGTGGTGTTGGATTGCCCGGACCCACTCGAGCTCGCCCAGTTCTACTCAGCGCTTTTCGGTCTGGAGATCGATCAGCACGGTGACGGCGAATGGCGGAGCCTGACCGGCCCCGGCTCGTCGCTCGCCTTTCGGCGTTCTGAGGACTACGTACCCGCCACCTGGCCGGCTATCGACGCGCAACAACTCCACCTCGATCTGATCGTCGAGGACCTGGCCAGTGGTCACGCGACCGTCGTCGCTCTCGGCGCCGAGCCGCTCGACCCGGTCGATGCCCCGCCGGCGGAGAACGAGCGGGGCTGGCGGGTCTATGCGGACCCGGCCGGACACCCGTTCCGGATCTGCCTGGAATAG
- a CDS encoding DJ-1/PfpI family protein, whose translation MTETKQSIVHLAVYDTLADWETGFATAHLNKPMWHKTPGRFSVSTVGPSLEPITTMGGVRITPDVVLAELKPADSAMLILPGNDLFATEAFVPFAEKAREFLDAGVPVAAICGATGGLAMAGLLDDRAHTSNASAFLDGLGYKGGALYREEPAVTDRDLITAGAFAPVEFAREILARLDVMEPQVLASWYKLYGKQDPAGFYELMSA comes from the coding sequence GTGACCGAGACCAAGCAGTCGATCGTCCATCTCGCCGTTTACGACACGCTCGCCGACTGGGAGACCGGCTTCGCGACCGCCCACCTCAACAAGCCGATGTGGCACAAGACGCCGGGCCGCTTCTCGGTGTCGACGGTCGGGCCGAGCCTGGAGCCGATCACCACGATGGGCGGGGTGCGCATCACGCCGGACGTCGTACTCGCCGAGCTGAAGCCGGCCGACAGTGCGATGTTGATCCTGCCGGGGAACGATCTGTTCGCGACCGAGGCGTTCGTGCCGTTCGCGGAGAAGGCTCGGGAGTTCCTGGATGCGGGTGTGCCGGTGGCTGCGATCTGTGGCGCGACCGGCGGCCTGGCGATGGCCGGTCTGCTCGATGATCGGGCGCACACCAGCAATGCCTCGGCGTTCCTGGACGGCCTTGGTTACAAGGGGGGAGCGCTCTATCGCGAGGAGCCGGCGGTGACCGATCGCGACTTGATCACCGCCGGGGCGTTCGCGCCGGTCGAGTTCGCGCGCGAGATCCTGGCGCGCCTCGACGTGATGGAGCCGCAGGTGCTCGCTTCCTGGTACAAGCTGTACGGCAAGCAGGACCCGGCCGGGTTCTACGAGCTGATGTCCGCCTGA
- a CDS encoding MarR family winged helix-turn-helix transcriptional regulator, whose translation MTTKRDQELLSAAALTAFKLNGQFLELAEHLARPSGLTVAWWQVLGAVINQPLSVSGVAREMGITRQAVQRTADVLVGRGLAEYHDNPAHRRAKLVALTPEGRVAMSAIGPDHANHARELSAVLGADQLADAVAALTKLSEALDALDLSD comes from the coding sequence ATGACGACGAAGCGTGACCAGGAACTGCTCAGCGCCGCCGCGTTGACGGCATTCAAGCTGAACGGGCAGTTCCTGGAGCTGGCCGAGCATCTCGCCCGCCCGTCCGGTCTGACCGTGGCCTGGTGGCAGGTGCTCGGCGCCGTCATCAATCAACCGCTGTCGGTGTCGGGTGTCGCCCGCGAGATGGGAATCACCCGCCAGGCCGTGCAGCGGACCGCCGACGTGCTGGTCGGCCGCGGCCTGGCCGAGTACCACGACAACCCGGCCCATCGCCGCGCCAAACTGGTGGCGCTCACGCCCGAGGGTCGCGTCGCGATGTCGGCGATCGGCCCCGACCACGCGAATCACGCACGCGAGCTCTCCGCAGTACTAGGCGCAGACCAGCTAGCCGACGCGGTAGCCGCCCTGACGAAGCTCTCCGAGGCCTTGGACGCGTTGGATTTGAGCGACTAA
- a CDS encoding discoidin domain-containing protein, giving the protein MTLQRWLILVSAALLIATALVVAPGGRAQAAVTLLSQGKPATSSTTENAGTSAAAAVDGNTGTRWASAFADPQWLQVDLGATSAISRVVLNWETAYAKSFQLQVSNSATGPWTSIYTTTTGTGGTQTLDVTGSGRYVRMLGTERGTGFGYSLWEFQVYGGTDGGPTACSTANAAQGKTATASSTENGGTPASAAVDGNPGTRWSSAAADPQWIQVDLGSTKTICQVVLSWETAYGKAFQVQVSDNAAGPWNPIYTTTTGTGGTQTLDVTGSGRYLRVNGTQRGTAYGYSLWELVVHTTDGGSGPVIPPTDPVNPDFGPNVSVFTPATPQAQMQAKLDQVAAQQHTNQFGTERYALLFKPGTYAADVNLGFNTQVAGLGLSPDDVNINGHVRVEADWLQQGDNPNNKQNATQNFWRSAENMAVTPPNGQIERWAVAQAAPYRRMHLKGAPEIQLWSGGDGWASGGLFADTKIDNTVVSGSQQQWISRNSEFGSWTGSVWNMVFVGTTGAPPQHFPDPAHTVVGTTPVIREKPFLYVDNAGSYNVFVPALRQNASGTSWSHGPAAGTSISLSQFLVAKPDTPIATINAALDQGKHLLFTPGVYHLTDTIKVTKPNTVVLGLGLATLTPDTGKTAISVADVDGVKLGGLLIDAGPVNTPVLVEIGQAGSNANHAANPTSLHDVFVRVGGGSHLGKATVSLQVNSNNVIGDHMWLWRADHGDQVGWDVNTAANGLVVNGNDVTMYGLFVEHYQQFETLWNGNGGKTYFYQNEMPYDVPNQAAWTSGGGMQGWAAYKVAGNVTSHEAWGVGSYSFFQTNPSIVASHSFEVPDTPGVRFHDLVSVSLGGVGTIANVINNTGGTANAATQQRYVVSYP; this is encoded by the coding sequence ATGACGCTGCAGCGTTGGCTGATCCTGGTTTCAGCCGCGCTCCTGATCGCGACAGCCCTCGTGGTCGCGCCGGGCGGCAGAGCTCAGGCTGCCGTCACGCTGCTGTCGCAAGGTAAGCCCGCCACCAGTTCGACCACCGAGAACGCCGGTACCTCCGCCGCGGCCGCCGTCGACGGCAACACAGGCACCAGGTGGGCGAGCGCGTTCGCAGACCCGCAGTGGCTGCAGGTAGATCTCGGTGCGACCTCAGCCATCAGCCGCGTAGTACTGAACTGGGAAACGGCCTACGCGAAGTCGTTCCAGCTCCAGGTCTCCAACAGTGCGACCGGCCCCTGGACCTCGATCTACACAACCACCACCGGCACCGGCGGCACCCAGACTCTCGACGTCACCGGCAGCGGCCGCTACGTCCGGATGCTCGGCACCGAACGCGGCACCGGCTTCGGCTACTCGCTCTGGGAGTTCCAGGTGTACGGCGGTACCGACGGCGGTCCGACCGCCTGCAGCACCGCCAACGCCGCCCAGGGCAAGACAGCCACGGCATCGTCCACCGAGAACGGTGGCACTCCCGCCAGCGCGGCCGTCGACGGCAACCCCGGCACGCGCTGGTCCAGCGCCGCGGCCGATCCCCAGTGGATCCAGGTCGACCTAGGCTCGACCAAGACGATCTGCCAGGTCGTGCTCAGCTGGGAAACGGCGTACGGCAAGGCGTTCCAGGTCCAGGTCTCCGACAACGCGGCCGGCCCCTGGAACCCCATCTACACAACCACGACCGGCACCGGCGGTACCCAGACCCTCGATGTCACCGGCAGCGGCCGGTACCTGCGAGTCAACGGCACCCAGCGCGGTACGGCGTACGGCTACTCGCTCTGGGAGCTCGTCGTGCACACCACTGACGGCGGTAGCGGTCCGGTGATCCCGCCGACCGACCCGGTGAACCCTGACTTCGGCCCGAACGTCTCGGTGTTCACCCCGGCCACTCCGCAGGCGCAGATGCAGGCGAAGCTCGACCAGGTCGCGGCGCAGCAGCACACCAACCAGTTCGGCACAGAGCGGTACGCGCTGCTCTTCAAGCCCGGCACGTACGCCGCCGACGTCAACCTCGGCTTCAACACCCAGGTGGCGGGCCTCGGCCTCTCGCCCGACGACGTGAACATCAACGGCCACGTCCGGGTCGAGGCCGACTGGCTGCAGCAGGGTGACAACCCGAACAACAAACAGAACGCCACCCAGAACTTCTGGCGCTCGGCCGAGAACATGGCGGTCACTCCGCCGAACGGCCAGATCGAGCGCTGGGCGGTCGCCCAGGCCGCGCCGTACCGGCGGATGCACCTCAAGGGCGCTCCCGAGATCCAGCTCTGGAGTGGTGGTGACGGCTGGGCCAGCGGTGGCCTGTTCGCCGACACCAAGATCGACAACACCGTGGTCTCCGGCTCGCAGCAGCAGTGGATCTCCCGGAACTCCGAGTTCGGCAGCTGGACCGGATCGGTCTGGAACATGGTCTTCGTCGGTACGACGGGGGCCCCACCGCAGCACTTCCCGGACCCCGCGCACACGGTCGTCGGCACGACACCGGTGATCCGCGAGAAGCCGTTCCTGTACGTCGACAACGCGGGCAGCTACAACGTGTTCGTCCCGGCGTTGCGGCAGAACGCGTCCGGTACCAGCTGGTCGCACGGCCCAGCTGCCGGTACTTCGATCTCACTGAGCCAGTTCCTGGTCGCCAAGCCGGACACTCCGATCGCGACGATCAACGCGGCTCTTGACCAGGGCAAGCACCTGCTGTTCACGCCGGGTGTCTACCACCTGACCGACACGATCAAGGTGACCAAGCCGAACACCGTCGTCCTCGGACTCGGCCTGGCGACCCTGACCCCGGACACCGGCAAGACCGCGATCTCGGTCGCGGACGTCGACGGAGTCAAGCTCGGTGGACTGCTGATCGACGCCGGACCGGTCAACACCCCGGTCCTGGTCGAGATCGGCCAGGCCGGCTCGAACGCCAACCACGCGGCGAACCCGACCTCCTTGCACGATGTGTTCGTTCGCGTCGGCGGCGGCTCGCATCTCGGCAAGGCGACGGTCAGCCTGCAGGTCAACAGCAACAACGTGATCGGCGATCACATGTGGCTCTGGCGCGCCGACCACGGCGACCAGGTCGGCTGGGACGTGAACACCGCGGCGAACGGTCTGGTTGTCAACGGCAACGATGTGACCATGTACGGCCTGTTCGTCGAGCACTACCAACAGTTCGAGACGCTCTGGAACGGCAACGGCGGCAAGACCTACTTCTACCAGAACGAGATGCCGTACGACGTACCGAACCAAGCCGCTTGGACGAGCGGCGGCGGGATGCAGGGCTGGGCGGCGTACAAGGTCGCCGGCAACGTCACGAGCCATGAGGCCTGGGGCGTCGGCAGCTACTCGTTCTTCCAGACCAACCCGTCGATCGTGGCCAGCCACTCCTTCGAGGTCCCGGACACCCCAGGCGTCCGGTTCCACGACCTGGTCTCGGTCTCCCTCGGCGGAGTCGGCACCATCGCCAACGTCATCAACAACACCGGCGGCACAGCCAACGCCGCCACCCAGCAACGGTACGTGGTCAGCTACCCGTAA
- the hrpA gene encoding ATP-dependent RNA helicase HrpA — translation MKRLEGVMTGDREQLGRRLERVRGTKEVDKRAQALQGVATAIEQAEQKVERRRLAVPEITYPEELPVSQLKDDISAAIRDHQVVVIAGETGSGKTTQIPKICLELGRGVHGMIGHTQPRRLAARTVAERIAEELGTELGETIGYAVRFTDKVSERSLVKLMTDGILLAELQRDRELSRYDTLIIDEAHERSLNIDFILGYLRQLLPRRPDLKVIITSATIDPERFAEHFADANGVPAPIVEVSGRTYPVDTWYRPINDPDDPATKDRDQTQAILEAVDELAHEPPGDVLVFLSGEREIRDTADALQDHNLRNTEILPLYARLSNAEQHRVFSSHGSSRRIVLATNVAETSLTVPGIKYVIDPGTARISRYSHRTKVQHLPIEPVSQASANQRKGRCGRTSDGICIRLYSEEHFESRPEFTDPEILRTNLASVILQMTAIGLGDIAAFPFIDEPDKRSITDGLQLLTELGAIDGKSTSDRNRRLTPVGRQLAQIPLDPRLARMIVEADKHGCVREVMVIASALSIQDPRERPTDAEAQATQQHARFRDPNSDFLGFLNLWNYLKKQQNELSGNQFRRMCRSEYLNYLRVREWQDIFAQLRQVASQIGVTLNSGGAADPQNVHISLMAGLLSHLGMKDPANQHQYLGARGAKFAIFPGSGLFKKPPQFVMAAELVETSRLWARVNAKIEPEWAEDLAGHLIKSSYSEPHWERKAGAVMAYEKVTLYGVPIVARRKINYGKVDAEVSRELFIRHALVEGDWDTHHKFFHENRKLIEEVEELEERSRRRDLLVDDETLFAFYDERLGADVVTGRHFDTWWKKARQRDPDLLDFERSLVVRDGAEIEERDFPLTWTQNGMTFDLTYAFEPGTDADGVTVHLPLLVLNQVTADGFEWIVPGFREELVTTLIKSLPKAIRRNIVPAPDHARQVLPALDPSSGPLTDALAREFRSLRDIQIESEHWDWSRVPEHLRMTFRVVDDHGKTVAEGKDLALLKERLKPKTKAAISQVASKAVSGLERSALTDWTFGDLPRSFSEHRNGLTVAGYPALVDEGKSVAIRLQETERDQTAAMWTGTRRLLLLTMPSVIDVVQRNLTNQQKMTLLAGPHRNVGDLLDDAISAAVDQLMTAAGGPAWNLTAFSVLRDAVRSDLADTVLTILKQVEQVLAHARTVDKQISRSSSPALLAALSDVRGQLEGLVHRGFITEAGARRLPDLARYLRGIEQRLDKIGANAMRDRSGMAIVQTLTAEYDKRLKAVPTGKYASPELLEVRWMLEELRISLFAQTLGTPYPVSDKRIRKALTTA, via the coding sequence GTGAAGCGGCTTGAGGGGGTGATGACCGGTGATCGCGAGCAGCTTGGGCGGCGGCTTGAGCGGGTTCGTGGGACCAAGGAAGTAGATAAGCGCGCTCAGGCTTTGCAAGGGGTTGCGACTGCGATCGAGCAGGCCGAGCAGAAGGTGGAGCGGCGGCGGCTCGCAGTACCGGAGATCACGTATCCCGAAGAGCTTCCGGTCAGTCAGCTCAAGGACGATATCTCCGCGGCGATCCGGGACCACCAGGTCGTCGTGATCGCCGGTGAGACCGGGTCCGGCAAGACCACCCAGATCCCGAAGATCTGCCTTGAGCTCGGTCGCGGCGTACACGGCATGATCGGGCACACCCAGCCGCGCCGGCTCGCCGCGCGCACGGTCGCGGAGCGGATCGCCGAGGAGCTCGGCACCGAGCTGGGCGAGACCATCGGGTACGCCGTGCGGTTCACCGACAAGGTCAGCGAGCGCTCTCTCGTGAAGCTCATGACCGACGGCATCCTGCTCGCCGAGCTGCAACGCGATCGCGAGCTGAGCCGCTACGACACGCTCATCATCGACGAGGCGCACGAGCGCAGCCTCAACATCGATTTCATCCTCGGCTATCTGCGCCAGCTGCTCCCCCGCCGCCCAGACCTAAAGGTCATCATCACCTCGGCGACGATCGACCCCGAGCGCTTCGCCGAGCACTTCGCGGACGCCAACGGCGTACCGGCGCCCATCGTCGAGGTCTCCGGCCGCACCTACCCGGTCGACACCTGGTACCGCCCGATCAACGACCCGGACGACCCGGCCACGAAGGACCGCGACCAGACCCAGGCGATCCTCGAAGCCGTCGACGAGCTCGCCCACGAGCCGCCCGGCGACGTCCTGGTGTTCCTCAGCGGTGAACGGGAGATCCGCGACACCGCGGACGCACTCCAGGACCACAACCTGCGCAACACCGAGATCCTCCCGCTCTACGCGCGACTCTCGAACGCCGAGCAGCATCGCGTCTTCTCCTCGCACGGCTCCAGCCGCCGCATCGTGCTCGCCACGAACGTCGCCGAGACCTCGCTGACCGTGCCCGGCATCAAGTACGTGATCGACCCCGGTACTGCGCGGATCTCGCGCTACAGCCATCGCACGAAGGTGCAGCACCTGCCGATCGAGCCGGTCTCCCAGGCCAGCGCGAACCAGCGCAAGGGACGCTGCGGCCGCACCAGCGACGGCATCTGCATCCGGCTGTACTCCGAGGAGCATTTCGAGAGCCGGCCCGAGTTCACCGACCCGGAGATCCTGCGCACCAACCTCGCCTCGGTCATTCTCCAGATGACCGCGATCGGGCTCGGCGACATCGCCGCGTTCCCGTTCATCGACGAGCCGGACAAGCGCAGCATCACCGACGGCCTGCAGTTGCTCACCGAGCTCGGCGCCATCGACGGCAAGAGCACGTCGGACCGCAACCGCCGGCTCACCCCGGTCGGCCGGCAGCTCGCCCAGATCCCGCTCGACCCGCGGCTGGCCCGGATGATCGTCGAGGCCGACAAGCACGGCTGTGTCCGCGAAGTGATGGTGATCGCCTCCGCGCTGTCGATCCAGGACCCGCGCGAGCGGCCGACCGACGCGGAAGCCCAGGCGACCCAGCAGCACGCCCGGTTCCGCGACCCGAACTCGGACTTCCTCGGCTTCCTCAACCTGTGGAACTACCTGAAGAAGCAGCAGAACGAGCTCTCCGGCAACCAGTTCCGCCGGATGTGTCGCAGCGAGTACCTGAACTACCTCCGGGTCCGCGAGTGGCAGGACATCTTCGCTCAGCTCCGCCAGGTCGCCTCGCAGATCGGCGTCACGCTGAACTCGGGCGGGGCCGCCGACCCGCAGAACGTGCACATCTCGCTGATGGCCGGTCTGTTGTCCCACCTCGGGATGAAGGACCCGGCCAACCAGCACCAGTACCTCGGGGCTCGCGGCGCCAAGTTCGCGATCTTCCCCGGCTCGGGCCTGTTCAAGAAGCCACCGCAGTTCGTGATGGCGGCCGAACTCGTCGAGACCTCGCGGCTGTGGGCCCGGGTGAACGCGAAGATCGAGCCGGAGTGGGCCGAGGACCTGGCCGGTCATCTGATCAAGAGCAGCTATTCCGAACCGCACTGGGAACGCAAGGCCGGCGCGGTGATGGCCTACGAGAAGGTCACCCTGTACGGCGTACCGATCGTTGCCCGGCGCAAGATCAACTACGGCAAGGTCGATGCCGAGGTCTCCCGCGAGCTGTTCATCCGGCATGCGCTGGTCGAGGGCGACTGGGACACCCACCACAAGTTCTTCCACGAGAACCGCAAGCTGATCGAAGAGGTCGAGGAGCTCGAGGAGCGGAGCCGGCGGCGCGACCTGCTGGTCGACGACGAGACCCTGTTCGCCTTCTACGACGAGCGGCTCGGTGCCGACGTCGTCACCGGGCGGCACTTCGACACCTGGTGGAAGAAGGCCCGGCAACGCGATCCCGATCTGCTCGACTTCGAGCGGTCGCTGGTCGTCCGCGACGGCGCGGAGATCGAGGAGCGCGACTTCCCGCTCACCTGGACGCAGAACGGGATGACGTTCGATCTCACCTACGCGTTCGAGCCGGGCACGGATGCCGACGGTGTCACCGTGCACCTCCCGTTGCTGGTGCTCAACCAGGTCACGGCCGACGGTTTCGAGTGGATCGTTCCCGGGTTCCGCGAGGAGCTCGTCACGACACTGATCAAGTCGTTGCCCAAGGCAATCCGGCGCAACATCGTGCCGGCGCCGGATCACGCTCGCCAGGTGCTGCCGGCCCTGGATCCGTCGTCAGGACCGCTCACGGATGCGCTGGCTCGCGAGTTCCGCTCGCTGCGCGACATTCAGATCGAGTCGGAGCACTGGGACTGGAGCCGGGTCCCCGAGCATCTGCGGATGACGTTCCGGGTTGTCGACGACCATGGCAAGACAGTGGCCGAAGGCAAGGATCTTGCCTTGCTCAAGGAGCGCCTGAAGCCGAAGACCAAGGCGGCGATCTCGCAGGTCGCGTCGAAGGCTGTCAGTGGCCTGGAACGTTCCGCCCTGACCGACTGGACCTTCGGTGACCTGCCGCGCAGCTTCTCGGAGCACCGCAACGGGCTGACCGTGGCCGGCTATCCGGCGTTGGTCGACGAGGGCAAGTCCGTCGCGATCAGGCTCCAGGAGACCGAACGCGACCAGACCGCGGCCATGTGGACCGGCACCCGCCGGCTTCTGCTGCTGACGATGCCGTCGGTGATCGACGTCGTCCAGCGCAACCTGACGAACCAGCAGAAGATGACACTGCTGGCCGGCCCGCACCGCAACGTCGGCGACCTGCTCGACGACGCGATCTCCGCGGCGGTCGACCAGTTGATGACAGCGGCAGGTGGCCCGGCCTGGAACCTCACCGCTTTCTCCGTACTGCGGGATGCCGTCCGCTCGGACCTCGCCGACACCGTGCTCACGATCCTCAAACAGGTCGAGCAAGTGCTCGCCCATGCCCGCACGGTCGACAAGCAGATCTCCCGGTCATCCAGCCCGGCCCTGCTCGCGGCGCTGTCCGACGTACGGGGTCAGCTCGAAGGTCTCGTGCATCGCGGCTTCATCACCGAGGCCGGCGCCCGACGCCTGCCCGACCTGGCCCGCTACCTGCGCGGGATCGAGCAACGTCTCGACAAGATCGGCGCCAACGCGATGCGCGACCGCTCCGGGATGGCCATCGTCCAGACGCTGACCGCGGAGTACGACAAACGCCTGAAGGCAGTGCCCACAGGCAAGTACGCGAGTCCGGAGCTCCTCGAAGTCCGCTGGATGCTCGAAGAACTCCGGATCAGCTTGTTCGCGCAGACTCTCGGTACGCCGTACCCGGTATCGGACAAACGCATCCGCAAAGCGCTGACGACTGCCTGA
- a CDS encoding universal stress protein, whose protein sequence is MKILVGYVPTPEGEAALDAAGKEAVLRGASILLLNTSRGDAYVDARYANSEELAAAETKLRDQGVEVTIQQAVGTGDVANELLKAAAEEEVGLIVLGLRRRSPVGKLILGSTAQRVLLEAPVPVLAVKVQTSRDD, encoded by the coding sequence ATGAAGATCCTGGTCGGGTACGTGCCGACGCCCGAAGGCGAGGCTGCATTGGATGCTGCGGGCAAAGAGGCCGTACTGCGTGGCGCCTCCATCCTGTTGCTCAACACCAGCCGCGGTGACGCGTACGTCGACGCCCGGTACGCCAATTCCGAAGAGCTGGCCGCAGCCGAGACGAAGCTGCGGGACCAGGGCGTCGAGGTGACGATCCAGCAGGCCGTCGGCACCGGCGACGTCGCGAACGAACTGCTGAAGGCAGCCGCCGAAGAGGAGGTCGGCCTGATCGTCCTCGGCCTCCGCCGCCGCAGCCCGGTCGGCAAGCTCATTCTCGGCAGCACCGCCCAGCGGGTTCTCCTCGAAGCGCCCGTGCCGGTCCTCGCGGTCAAGGTCCAAACCTCCCGCGACGACTGA
- a CDS encoding IclR family transcriptional regulator, whose protein sequence is MDGDLPGVRSVHRALDLLERFDDEHPQWTLAELTAASGLPKTTVLRLVMTLEQRGLVAATGRGRYAIGPGFLRWSRLSSASMEIPPAVRAAMGKLATDTGETVNLYIRVGRTRVCLAQAQGTLSVRHTIPVGAALPLWSGAASKVLLSDPPLLAADPSVIDDVAGDSPYGAGFAQKLRAEAAATGDGGVAITHGERELGASGVSVAVRRADGRVVAAVGIGGPTTRFNDQRLPAYVSAVRLCAATIVATGWSGFSAA, encoded by the coding sequence ATGGATGGGGACCTTCCGGGCGTACGGAGCGTGCATCGCGCGCTGGACCTGCTCGAACGGTTCGACGACGAGCACCCGCAGTGGACGCTCGCTGAGCTGACTGCGGCCAGCGGCTTACCAAAGACAACCGTGCTTCGCCTCGTGATGACGCTCGAGCAGCGCGGCTTGGTCGCGGCAACCGGACGGGGCCGCTACGCGATCGGCCCCGGCTTCCTGCGCTGGTCGCGGCTGAGCAGCGCAAGCATGGAGATCCCGCCCGCGGTCCGCGCGGCGATGGGCAAACTCGCCACCGACACCGGCGAGACCGTCAACCTCTACATCAGGGTCGGGCGGACGCGGGTCTGTCTCGCGCAGGCGCAGGGCACTCTGAGCGTCCGGCACACGATTCCAGTGGGAGCAGCACTGCCGCTCTGGAGCGGCGCCGCCTCGAAGGTGTTGCTCAGCGATCCGCCTTTGCTGGCCGCCGATCCGTCCGTCATCGACGACGTCGCCGGCGATTCGCCCTACGGCGCGGGGTTCGCGCAAAAGCTCCGAGCGGAAGCGGCCGCCACCGGGGACGGAGGCGTCGCGATCACCCACGGAGAGCGCGAACTGGGCGCATCCGGTGTCTCAGTCGCCGTACGCCGCGCAGACGGTCGCGTGGTCGCCGCAGTCGGAATCGGAGGACCGACGACCCGCTTCAACGATCAGCGACTACCTGCTTACGTCAGCGCCGTACGACTCTGCGCAGCCACCATCGTCGCAACAGGCTGGAGCGGCTTCAGCGCAGCCTGA
- a CDS encoding AMP-binding protein: protein MRPRPIGPMRPPDWLVRGAAEAAGVSIGLARSGIWRSVRPSQLLPIERALRQWGQSMAALGAVAAIRYPDHPAVIDERGSLSYRELDQRCSQVAAELHAQYGIVAGSKVAVLCRNHRGFLEATLAASRLGADVLFVNTEFAAPQVKAVLERHRPDLLIHDEEFAIDSDIPRVLAWQDSTGEIGLDGLAAGSAPKPPKPDKPGHITILTSGTTGTPKAAPRAPTAAGLIGLTASTLDRIGLRSGEPMVICPPLFHGLGLLNSMLALFLGSPLVLARRYDAAEVLASIDRNRAGSVVAVPVMLQRLLDLGPAAIAEHDLSSLRAVISGASALGPALAERFIAQFGPVLSDVYGSSEIGIATIATSAELIAAPGTVGRPCLGSSVRILGDDDKVLPTGETGRIFAGGGLVFGGYSDGSSKTTVDGRMSTGDLGHLDDRGRLFVDGREDDMIVSGGENVYPVEVEDCLMSHPGVVDAAVVGAPDEHFGQRLIAYVVPAQDAAKDALPDELIEYVRSKLARYKAPRKVVLLEDLPRNATGKVLRRELSEN from the coding sequence GTGAGGCCGCGGCCGATCGGGCCGATGCGGCCGCCGGACTGGCTGGTGCGCGGCGCGGCCGAGGCCGCAGGGGTTTCGATCGGGCTCGCGAGGTCGGGGATCTGGCGGTCTGTGCGGCCGTCTCAGCTGCTGCCGATCGAGCGGGCGCTGCGGCAATGGGGGCAGTCGATGGCGGCACTCGGTGCGGTGGCGGCGATTCGCTATCCGGACCATCCGGCTGTGATCGACGAGCGCGGCAGCCTGAGTTATCGGGAGCTGGACCAACGCTGCTCGCAGGTGGCGGCCGAGTTGCACGCGCAGTACGGGATTGTTGCTGGAAGCAAGGTCGCGGTGCTGTGCCGCAATCACCGGGGGTTCCTCGAGGCGACTCTCGCCGCCTCCCGGCTCGGCGCGGACGTACTGTTCGTCAACACCGAGTTCGCCGCACCGCAGGTGAAGGCCGTGCTCGAGCGGCACCGCCCGGATCTGCTGATCCACGACGAAGAGTTCGCGATCGACTCCGACATTCCTCGAGTGCTCGCCTGGCAGGACAGCACCGGCGAGATCGGCCTCGACGGGCTCGCCGCGGGATCGGCGCCGAAACCACCCAAACCGGACAAGCCCGGCCACATCACCATCCTGACTTCGGGCACGACCGGCACCCCGAAGGCCGCGCCACGAGCGCCGACCGCGGCCGGCCTGATCGGGCTCACCGCGAGCACGCTCGACCGGATCGGTCTCCGATCCGGCGAGCCGATGGTGATCTGCCCGCCTCTGTTCCACGGTCTCGGCCTGCTCAACTCCATGCTGGCGCTGTTCCTCGGCTCGCCGCTGGTGCTGGCCCGCCGGTACGACGCGGCCGAGGTCCTGGCCTCCATCGACCGGAACCGCGCCGGATCCGTCGTCGCCGTGCCGGTGATGCTGCAACGGCTGCTCGATCTCGGTCCGGCCGCGATCGCCGAGCACGATCTGAGCTCGCTCCGGGCGGTGATCTCCGGCGCCTCCGCACTCGGTCCCGCGCTGGCAGAACGATTCATCGCCCAATTCGGCCCGGTCTTGTCCGACGTCTACGGATCCAGCGAGATCGGGATCGCCACGATCGCGACCTCCGCGGAGCTGATCGCCGCTCCCGGCACGGTCGGCCGACCGTGCCTCGGGAGTTCGGTGCGGATCCTCGGCGACGACGACAAGGTTCTGCCGACCGGCGAGACCGGGCGGATCTTCGCGGGCGGCGGTCTGGTCTTCGGCGGCTACTCCGACGGGAGCAGCAAGACCACGGTCGATGGGCGGATGAGCACGGGCGACCTCGGCCATCTGGACGACAGGGGCAGGCTCTTCGTCGACGGTCGCGAGGACGACATGATCGTGTCCGGCGGCGAGAACGTGTACCCGGTCGAGGTCGAGGACTGCCTGATGAGTCACCCGGGTGTCGTCGACGCGGCGGTGGTCGGCGCCCCGGACGAGCATTTCGGCCAGCGACTGATCGCGTACGTCGTACCGGCTCAAGACGCGGCCAAGGATGCGCTTCCCGATGAACTGATCGAGTACGTGCGCTCGAAACTCGCCCGCTACAAGGCCCCGCGCAAGGTGGTGCTGCTGGAGGACCTCCCCCGCAATGCCACGGGAAAGGTCCTCCGCCGCGAACTCAGCGAGAACTGA